The following coding sequences lie in one Molothrus ater isolate BHLD 08-10-18 breed brown headed cowbird chromosome 39, BPBGC_Mater_1.1, whole genome shotgun sequence genomic window:
- the LOC118700845 gene encoding zinc finger protein 692-like, producing METGAAQEPGGRGGRPPAPESVRRQKRRELDARRSKCRIRIGGHLERWCRLKEQLGFALHSQLAQFLLDRYSSYGCTWSTGEPERLQPAALQRLVALSHGHGQECGFVPDIQLPAAGSTAAPLVWECVAGHRFSWGGSGVPKSPSCHPAQGCAPSPGAERRRSLRRATLGSKEAGEEGTAKSPHGDGDRGQEMGDGDGGGTAPQVSLEPGPVAAAGERSLSSSSIPGDDAEPGAEPREEEEEDEDFAKGDDLAYTDDLRDENYHPSLDSDSEPQRRQGQPKARRKPIKEEQPLLEQPLPSPGPLEEKSGQVRQPRASDKDVAQIGPKRIRKAAKHEILLCDFEGCGKIFSNRQYLNHHQKYQHMHQKTFTCSEPTCGKSFNFKKHLKEHEKLHSDKRDYICEFCARSFRTSSNLIIHRRIHTGEKPLQCEICGFTCRQKASLNWHMRKHDADSFYQFPCDICGKRFEKRDNVTAHKSKSHPGGLRQPEGPQQQPPEPPGPMEALELLGAVLGPGGDTGRAPLEFGVGDVGGDPPQGQGRGEEGS from the exons ATGGAGACCGGAGCGGCGCAAGAG CCCGGGGGTCGCGGGGGTCGCCCCCCGGCCCCGGAGTCCGTGCGGCGGCAGAAGCGCCGGGAGCTGGACGCGCGGCGCTCAAAGTGCCGCATCCGCATCGGGGGGCACCTGGAGCGCTGGTGTCGCCTCAAGGAGCAGCTCGGCTTCGCCCTGCACTCACAGCTGGCCCAGTTCCTCCTCGACAG GTACAGCTCGTACGGCTGCACCTGGAGCACAG gAGAGCCGGAGCGGCTCCAGCCAGCCGCCCTGCAGCGCCTGGTCGCACTGTCCCACGGCCACGGCCAGGAGTGCGGCTTTGTGCCCGAcatccagctgccagcagctggcagcacgGCAGCTCCGCTGGTCTGGGAGTGTGTGGCCGGCCACCGCTTCtcctggggtggctctggggtccccaagAGCCCCTCCTGTCACCCGGCCCAGGGGTGCGCCCCCTCCCCGGGCGCTGAGCGCCGGCGTTCGCTCCGCAGGGCCACACTGGGCTccaaggaggctggagaggagggaaCGGCCAAGTCACCCCATGGTGATGGGGATCGGGGCCAGGAGATGGGAGATGGTGACGGTGGTGGCACAG cccctcaggTGTCACTGGAACCGgggcctgtggcagcagctggtgagAG GTCATTGTCCAGTAGCTCCATCCCAGGGGATGATGCAGAGCCGGGAGCTGAGCCCcgagaggaagaggaggaggatgaggactTTGCCAAGGGTGATGACCTGGCCTACACGGATGACCTGCGTGATGAGAACTATCACCCATCCCTGGACAG CGATTCAGAGCCACAGCGACGCCAGGGCCAGCCCAAGGCTCGCAGGAAGCCCAtcaaggaggagcagcccctgctggagcagcccctgcccagccctggaccCTTGGAGGAGAAAAGTGGACAGGTCAG GCAGCCACGGGCGAGTGACAAGGACGTGGCTCAGATCGGCCCCAAGAGGATCAG GAAGGCAGCAAAGCATGAGATCCTCCTGTGTGACTTCGAAGGCTGTGGCAAAATCTTCTCCAACCGCCAGTACCTGAAt CACCACCAGAAGTACCAGCACATGCACCAGAAAACCTTCACCTGCTCTGAGCCCACCTGTGGGAAATCCTTCAACTTCAAGAAACACCTGAAGGAACACGAGAAGCTGCACAGTG aCAAGCGGGATTACATCTGCGAGTTCTGCGCACGCTCCTTCCGCACCAGCAGCAATTTGATCATCCACCGACGGATCCACACCGGGGAGAAGCCCCTCCA GTGTGAGATCTGCGGCTTCACCTGCCGCCAGAAAGCCTCCCTGAACTGGCACATGAGGAAACACGACGCCGACTCCTTCTACCAATTCCCCTGTGACATTTGTGGCAAGAGGTTTGAGAAACGGGACAACGTCACCGCCCACAAGAGCAAGAGCCACCCCGGGGGGCTGCGCCAGCCCGAggggccccagcagcagcccccggagccccccgggcccatggaggccctggagctgctgggggctgtgctggggcctgggggggacacagggagggccCCCCTGGAGTTTGGGGTGGGGGATGTTGGGGGGGAtccaccccaagggcaggggaGAGGTGAGGAGGGGTCCTAG